The following proteins are encoded in a genomic region of Flammeovirga pectinis:
- a CDS encoding ATP-binding protein: MNSQSRSIWWVITLTTFCFLIIGYKVYENGGSNSRKLAFEVTKERAVRYGETIESRLQTLLSEMRLISNTMQIIAEDQGNTDEILEGLLDNTVIQYTNIEYMWMVLVDSNSTDNAFYNPIFYDNESMNADGAINHEIKKGTLDWNEFFLKERILASRESFVTLPKHIQNGSNNLFAVHVVLPFFSESDKFIGAVGSAIRLSFFQNFIKDTDGDDKRYVCIAAPNGQIVGSVNPSDIGKNDGIPAYLFASLRNDQKVSRIVENSETDESYYEMLFPIKIQGMTEPWVITTRVPLEAVLRSSIQSRNFTMALVFLLWVIITSSLTFMVSKWKSELGQRKVVVEEYKKTNELLRNILDNSDHIMMYTLDRDKRLLSCNNKFMKITEMLTGVRLEKGVYLLDIFDSIKENNKNIFEREYFDRCIKGEDLVVVDKFKGYYFEQFFNPFRNTQGEIIGVTSFLVDVTELKDAQKQLEVHKNHLELLVEKRTKHIERQNEALRTQSEKLRVAHDEIRESNLTLEHKNDEIASKNIAMHDSLMDTESALSQLKEMQDQLVSSEKLASIGQLTAGIAHEINNPINFVANNVLPLKDDIEDLIQAFNELKKFVKQETINEIEENYDITFVIQEINDLLKGVEEGANRTTQIVMDLKTFARMDSAQFKEANLEEGIDTSLTLLNNKLKNRVEVHKDYGNIPLVNCNESKVNQVFMNILNNAEQAIKGEGNLSIKTWSDEKMVYIRITDDGGGMDKETVNKIFDPFFTTKPVGLGTGLGMSISFGIIQDHKGDIKVDSEVGKGTSFTIILPIIGPQKIEE; encoded by the coding sequence TTGAATTCACAATCAAGATCTATATGGTGGGTAATAACCCTCACTACCTTTTGTTTCTTAATAATAGGATATAAAGTCTATGAAAACGGCGGAAGTAACTCTAGAAAATTAGCATTCGAGGTTACTAAAGAACGTGCGGTTAGATATGGAGAAACTATCGAGTCTAGATTACAAACCTTATTGAGCGAAATGAGGTTGATAAGTAATACTATGCAAATTATTGCTGAAGACCAGGGGAATACAGATGAAATCCTTGAGGGACTTCTAGATAATACTGTTATACAATATACTAATATTGAATATATGTGGATGGTACTTGTAGATAGTAATTCTACAGACAATGCCTTTTACAATCCTATATTTTATGATAATGAATCTATGAACGCAGATGGAGCAATTAATCATGAAATAAAAAAAGGAACATTAGACTGGAACGAGTTCTTCTTGAAAGAAAGAATCTTGGCATCAAGAGAGTCTTTTGTAACGTTACCGAAGCATATACAGAATGGTAGTAATAATTTATTTGCTGTACATGTAGTATTGCCTTTCTTTTCTGAAAGTGATAAATTTATTGGAGCAGTTGGTTCTGCAATTCGCTTATCATTTTTTCAAAACTTTATAAAAGATACTGATGGAGATGATAAAAGATATGTATGTATTGCCGCTCCAAATGGTCAGATAGTAGGTTCTGTAAACCCTTCTGATATTGGAAAGAATGATGGTATTCCTGCTTACTTATTTGCATCATTAAGAAACGATCAAAAGGTAAGTAGAATAGTAGAAAACAGCGAAACCGACGAAAGCTACTATGAAATGTTGTTTCCTATTAAAATTCAAGGAATGACAGAACCTTGGGTTATTACTACTAGAGTACCACTTGAGGCTGTATTAAGAAGCTCAATTCAGTCGCGTAATTTTACAATGGCATTGGTATTCTTGTTATGGGTAATCATTACTTCATCTTTAACATTTATGGTAAGTAAATGGAAAAGTGAATTAGGACAACGTAAAGTTGTTGTTGAAGAATATAAGAAGACCAATGAACTATTAAGAAATATATTAGACAACTCAGACCATATCATGATGTATACTTTAGATCGTGATAAACGTTTACTGAGTTGTAATAATAAGTTTATGAAAATAACAGAAATGCTTACAGGTGTCCGTCTAGAAAAAGGCGTCTATTTGTTAGATATTTTTGATAGTATAAAAGAGAACAACAAGAATATTTTTGAAAGAGAATATTTTGATCGTTGTATAAAAGGAGAAGACTTAGTAGTTGTAGATAAATTTAAAGGGTACTATTTCGAACAGTTTTTTAACCCGTTTAGAAATACTCAAGGAGAAATTATTGGTGTAACAAGTTTCTTGGTTGATGTTACAGAATTAAAAGATGCACAGAAGCAACTAGAAGTGCATAAAAACCATCTAGAACTTTTAGTAGAGAAAAGAACGAAGCACATTGAACGTCAGAATGAAGCTTTAAGAACTCAGTCTGAGAAATTAAGAGTTGCACATGATGAAATCAGAGAGTCTAATTTAACGCTCGAACACAAGAATGACGAGATTGCATCAAAAAATATTGCAATGCACGATTCTCTAATGGATACGGAAAGTGCTTTATCTCAACTAAAAGAGATGCAAGATCAACTTGTTAGCTCAGAAAAATTAGCCTCGATTGGACAATTGACAGCAGGTATTGCTCATGAAATTAATAACCCAATAAATTTTGTGGCGAATAATGTTCTTCCTCTAAAAGATGATATAGAAGATTTGATTCAAGCTTTTAATGAACTCAAGAAGTTTGTAAAACAAGAAACGATAAATGAGATTGAAGAAAATTACGATATCACGTTTGTAATTCAAGAAATAAACGATCTCTTAAAAGGTGTTGAAGAAGGAGCAAATAGAACTACTCAAATTGTAATGGACTTGAAAACTTTTGCAAGAATGGACTCCGCTCAATTTAAAGAAGCCAATCTTGAAGAAGGTATTGATACCTCTCTCACACTTTTAAATAATAAACTTAAAAACAGAGTAGAAGTCCATAAAGACTATGGAAATATCCCATTGGTTAACTGTAATGAGAGTAAAGTTAACCAAGTATTTATGAACATTCTTAACAACGCGGAACAAGCTATTAAAGGTGAAGGAAACTTATCTATAAAAACTTGGAGCGATGAGAAGATGGTCTACATAAGAATCACTGATGATGGTGGTGGAATGGATAAAGAAACTGTAAATAAAATCTTTGATCCTTTCTTTACAACCAAACCAGTGGGGTTAGGTACAGGATTAGGCATGTCTATTTCGTTTGGTATTATTCAAGATCATAAAGGTGATATTAAAGTTGATTCAGAGGTAGGAAAAGGTACTTCGTTCACAATTATATTACCGATCATAGGGCCTCAGAAAATAGAGGAGTAA
- a CDS encoding DUF2490 domain-containing protein encodes MKKILKISIAIYCFLISDVSIAQISDDKRLWLHYFNSIKLNKKWSVDTDAAYLHQFDLTANRIQARSGVKYKINKNFSVRIGMGYFYVFDPEGANVSEIRPNQDIIGKHYISRNKSWFFTQRARFEEQFLTTTIEDELIKGKDQKNRLRYSYMIRKAINSWTFGIGGEMFINFNDKSTNAFVNKHRAYAVINKKINDNLALEAQYIREDSFKYQQGSIYHADVLRLCVKQVIHTKK; translated from the coding sequence TTGAAAAAAATTTTAAAAATATCGATAGCAATTTATTGCTTCTTAATTTCTGATGTATCTATTGCTCAAATATCAGATGATAAGAGATTATGGTTACATTATTTTAATTCTATTAAGCTAAATAAGAAATGGAGTGTTGATACCGATGCAGCCTATCTACATCAGTTTGATTTAACAGCAAATAGAATACAAGCTCGTTCCGGGGTTAAGTATAAAATCAATAAAAACTTTTCTGTAAGAATAGGGATGGGATATTTCTATGTTTTCGATCCTGAAGGAGCTAATGTATCAGAAATCCGTCCTAATCAAGATATAATTGGCAAGCACTATATTAGCAGAAATAAATCTTGGTTTTTTACACAAAGAGCTAGGTTTGAGGAGCAATTTTTAACCACCACTATAGAAGACGAACTGATTAAAGGAAAAGATCAGAAAAATAGATTAAGGTATTCTTACATGATAAGAAAAGCAATCAACTCTTGGACTTTTGGTATTGGAGGTGAAATGTTTATCAATTTTAACGATAAATCTACAAATGCCTTTGTAAATAAACATAGAGCATATGCTGTAATCAATAAAAAAATAAATGATAACCTTGCTTTAGAAGCTCAATATATTAGGGAAGATAGCTTTAAATATCAGCAAGGATCTATCTACCATGCAGATGTTTTAAGATTATGCGTTAAGCAGGTTATTCACACTAAAAAATAA
- a CDS encoding alpha-amylase family glycosyl hydrolase: MKKDSKLLKILDFLEANEAKETRDYYVPSLWLGQEQGASYPVKTNPMTFFKESIQEITAPTDRNVNYNHSLSQLRNEVHGYGGDWTYVSSFYNLFPRLTTAYDHDNNGHVGSGNRMDITSSDNGFRETGTLLKCISMLKYIRDLGCNTVYMLPLTSIGEDGNRGDLGSPYAIKDQYKLDPNLADPLIPFTVEEQFEAFVEAAHMMGMRVIMEFVLRTSSLGGDWVKINPEWFYWIDRKRAHEYHSPEFPANELAAIKQIPEGGGYHFAPSREYRSLFKKPPTPEQIKIEDGKFVAYTDEGELIIPGAFADWPPDDIQPAWSDVTYLRMYNFPYDHEPNDYNYIAYDTIRFYNPELAQPTHVNRPLWDKISGVIPHYQSFGIDGVMIDMGHALPQPLMEEIIDGARRNDRDFAFCEENFDVTQKSRNAGFNAVLGHEWRVTSRDKRQGIQRIVEDSNDYLALPYYGTPETHNTPRAMMRGGEPHCKVTYVLNKFLPNSIPFIHQGFELLEEWPVNTGLNFLQSETDFYSQQRLPLFYKSALRWNNDHNLIGYIKYINNIYNHFGWLLNNDHLRGNEESMTIHYPETAFESVIAFERFDPWHPEHSLLVVANTDYNNSQDFFLNIPGTNNGAYWDFAGKKEYKFVDNWMSATLEAGQCLIIEIRKLI; encoded by the coding sequence ATGAAAAAAGATTCAAAGCTACTCAAAATCCTTGATTTCTTAGAAGCAAATGAAGCCAAAGAAACTAGAGATTATTATGTGCCTTCATTATGGCTAGGGCAGGAACAAGGCGCTTCCTATCCCGTAAAAACAAACCCAATGACGTTCTTCAAGGAGTCGATTCAAGAAATCACTGCTCCTACAGATAGAAATGTCAACTATAATCATTCCCTTTCTCAATTAAGAAACGAAGTACACGGTTACGGTGGTGATTGGACTTACGTATCTAGTTTCTATAATTTATTTCCACGCTTAACAACCGCATACGACCACGATAACAACGGTCATGTTGGTTCTGGAAATAGAATGGACATTACAAGTAGCGATAATGGATTTAGAGAGACTGGAACATTATTAAAATGTATTTCTATGCTTAAGTACATAAGAGACTTAGGCTGTAATACTGTATATATGTTACCTCTTACTAGTATTGGTGAAGACGGTAACAGAGGAGATTTAGGTTCTCCATATGCTATTAAAGATCAATATAAACTTGATCCCAATTTAGCAGATCCACTTATTCCTTTTACTGTAGAAGAGCAGTTCGAAGCTTTTGTTGAAGCTGCTCACATGATGGGAATGCGTGTTATTATGGAGTTTGTTTTACGTACATCTTCTTTAGGAGGAGATTGGGTAAAAATAAACCCTGAGTGGTTCTATTGGATAGATAGAAAAAGAGCTCATGAATACCATAGCCCTGAATTCCCTGCCAATGAATTAGCTGCAATTAAGCAAATTCCTGAAGGTGGAGGATATCACTTTGCACCAAGTAGAGAATACCGTTCTTTATTTAAAAAGCCACCTACTCCAGAACAAATTAAAATTGAAGACGGAAAGTTTGTAGCTTATACTGATGAAGGTGAATTAATTATTCCTGGTGCTTTTGCAGATTGGCCACCAGATGATATTCAACCAGCATGGTCTGATGTTACGTATTTACGTATGTACAATTTTCCTTATGATCATGAACCAAATGATTATAATTACATTGCATACGATACTATACGTTTTTACAATCCTGAATTAGCTCAACCAACACACGTAAATAGACCTTTATGGGATAAAATAAGTGGTGTTATACCTCACTACCAATCATTTGGTATTGATGGAGTTATGATTGATATGGGACATGCTTTACCTCAACCTCTTATGGAAGAGATAATTGATGGAGCACGCAGAAATGATAGAGATTTTGCTTTCTGTGAAGAAAACTTTGATGTTACTCAGAAAAGTAGAAATGCAGGTTTTAATGCTGTACTAGGCCACGAATGGAGAGTTACTTCTCGTGATAAACGCCAAGGTATACAAAGAATTGTCGAAGATTCTAATGATTACCTTGCCTTGCCATATTATGGTACACCAGAAACGCACAATACGCCTAGAGCTATGATGCGTGGTGGAGAACCACATTGTAAGGTTACTTATGTTTTAAATAAGTTCTTACCTAACTCTATTCCTTTTATACATCAAGGTTTTGAGCTTTTAGAAGAATGGCCCGTTAATACTGGTTTAAATTTCTTACAATCAGAAACAGATTTTTATAGCCAACAAAGATTACCGTTGTTCTATAAATCTGCTTTGCGTTGGAACAACGATCACAACTTAATAGGGTATATTAAATATATCAATAACATTTACAATCACTTTGGTTGGTTATTGAACAATGATCACTTACGTGGCAATGAAGAGTCTATGACAATTCATTACCCAGAAACTGCTTTTGAAAGTGTTATTGCTTTTGAACGTTTTGATCCGTGGCACCCAGAACATTCTCTTCTTGTAGTTGCTAATACAGATTACAATAATTCTCAAGACTTTTTCTTAAATATTCCAGGTACTAACAATGGTGCTTATTGGGATTTTGCAGGAAAGAAAGAGTATAAATTTGTTGATAATTGGATGTCTGCAACTTTAGAAGCTGGCCAATGTTTAATAATTGAAATTAGAAAATTGATCTAA
- a CDS encoding helix-turn-helix and ligand-binding sensor domain-containing protein encodes MKRLLTIVFIISLLIVGKYSIYAQSSNFIYYPVDASLISGQLKAINNTGDGILWGASDNGVMRFNGESTKYFPSAFSSNYIKSFTKEKNGDILVVHDLGVGKIISKGNNYQFEDFIEGTHEFDRNKLFYPKSIFATNNKEYWIGEDSSIVLYKKGQSLKRYHLKLRSQSPHYVRSILFDVDGFKNPWVFSFSGNIFRYDKEKDRFLSIRLPIDINEISWVKKNGFKSFFVGCKQGLFEMEVNRLGQLIKWKKRVNLPDISVGEILSKNKLILGTWNNGAYFVDLLENHSTYSKINLQGNEDVLSIDYQQGKGIWIGSTESIGLLKEIPFNRLDLLNNHVLVESAYIAKDGSLLFSEGDSVRQFIKKEEKWRQQHVYSFPDRIRSIGEFEGQLVFGSYVGDIFFVSPNSNNYTKLEGIKFTQSITSFFVDDENNLWITGEYQDGIYKYTKEHKLSYLSSDNLKDVQVIKGIADGAFYVGTAHKGYLLQRYNYTDQLFENLKLKFPRTVREDIIIRDILIDAENVFLATSDGCFSFVRGTSSSISLKEISALGLEKNANLKAISRANNILWLASFKGVYRIENGKAQLFDKTNGLPSNAIKIGGLVKDNQKELWIVTEKGLLFYSEDKSLPKATEIQSIKVVYSGNNGEKKIWDSTTEIPYSSNVEISYSSHSFPLINTRYQYRILSQDTIWSEMENTGKISILNVEGGNYTIEVRSQEKGKLISAISSITFNVITPWFRQLWFYITVVVCSIFLLFIAIRLYNKNLRAKGKRLEYLVEMRAKEIATQRTQIMEQQQDLFNKKQRIIENEKSIAEVELKNSQWREEQLQEIIDQKNGRLTAVTLNIVEKNNFLHTLQDQIKKTVNNHPELATSLNKLNKTIEQSDKTDKDWEEFQLYFDGIHTDFNQKLKENHPNLTAHDLRHCALIRLNLGLYECANLLGISQDSIKTSRYRLKKKLVLESSQNLQDYILSFK; translated from the coding sequence ATGAAGCGATTATTAACTATTGTATTTATTATCTCTCTACTAATTGTTGGTAAATATTCTATTTATGCACAATCATCAAATTTTATATATTATCCTGTTGATGCTAGCCTAATATCAGGACAACTAAAAGCAATAAACAATACTGGTGATGGAATACTTTGGGGCGCTTCTGATAATGGGGTCATGCGTTTTAATGGAGAATCAACAAAATATTTCCCTTCTGCTTTTTCTAGTAATTATATTAAGTCTTTTACCAAAGAGAAGAATGGCGACATATTAGTTGTTCATGATCTAGGTGTAGGTAAAATTATTTCAAAGGGAAATAATTATCAGTTTGAAGACTTTATTGAAGGCACACATGAATTTGATAGAAATAAATTATTCTATCCTAAAAGTATTTTTGCAACAAATAATAAGGAATATTGGATAGGAGAAGATTCTTCTATTGTACTTTATAAAAAGGGGCAATCTTTAAAGAGATACCACCTTAAATTACGTTCTCAATCTCCACACTACGTACGGTCTATTTTATTTGATGTTGATGGTTTTAAAAACCCTTGGGTCTTTAGTTTTTCTGGTAATATTTTTAGATATGACAAAGAAAAAGATAGATTTTTATCTATCAGATTACCAATTGATATTAATGAGATTTCGTGGGTAAAAAAGAATGGCTTTAAATCATTTTTTGTGGGATGTAAACAAGGACTATTCGAAATGGAAGTAAATCGATTAGGTCAGTTAATCAAATGGAAGAAAAGAGTCAATTTACCTGATATTTCTGTAGGAGAAATCCTTTCAAAAAATAAATTAATTCTAGGTACATGGAATAATGGAGCTTACTTTGTTGATTTACTTGAAAATCACTCTACCTATAGTAAAATTAATCTACAAGGTAACGAAGATGTATTGTCAATAGACTATCAACAAGGAAAAGGTATTTGGATTGGTAGTACAGAGAGTATTGGTTTACTCAAAGAGATACCCTTTAATAGATTAGACTTACTTAATAACCATGTGCTAGTAGAAAGTGCATATATAGCTAAAGATGGCTCATTACTTTTTTCTGAGGGTGATAGTGTTCGTCAGTTTATCAAAAAAGAGGAGAAATGGAGACAACAACATGTTTATTCATTTCCTGATCGTATTAGATCAATTGGTGAATTTGAAGGACAGTTGGTTTTTGGTAGTTATGTTGGAGATATCTTTTTTGTTTCTCCAAATTCTAATAATTATACAAAACTAGAGGGAATTAAATTCACACAGTCTATAACATCATTTTTTGTAGACGATGAAAATAATTTATGGATTACTGGAGAGTATCAAGATGGAATTTATAAATACACAAAAGAGCATAAACTTTCATACTTATCAAGTGATAATTTAAAAGATGTTCAAGTTATCAAAGGTATTGCTGATGGGGCTTTCTATGTAGGAACAGCTCATAAAGGTTATTTATTACAACGTTATAATTATACAGATCAGCTGTTTGAAAACCTCAAATTAAAATTTCCAAGAACAGTAAGAGAAGATATTATTATCAGAGATATATTAATTGATGCCGAAAATGTATTCTTAGCAACTTCTGATGGTTGCTTTTCTTTTGTTAGAGGTACTTCTTCTTCTATTAGTTTAAAGGAAATATCGGCTTTAGGTTTAGAAAAAAATGCCAATTTAAAAGCTATTTCAAGAGCAAATAATATTTTGTGGCTTGCTTCTTTTAAAGGTGTATATAGAATAGAAAATGGTAAAGCTCAACTATTCGATAAGACAAATGGTTTACCTTCTAATGCAATTAAAATTGGTGGTTTAGTAAAAGACAATCAAAAGGAACTTTGGATTGTAACAGAAAAAGGATTGTTATTTTATTCGGAAGATAAATCACTACCAAAAGCTACAGAAATACAATCTATAAAAGTTGTTTATTCTGGTAATAATGGAGAGAAAAAAATATGGGACTCAACAACAGAAATTCCTTATTCTTCTAATGTGGAGATTAGTTACTCATCTCATTCTTTTCCTTTAATCAATACGAGGTACCAATACCGTATTCTTTCTCAAGATACCATTTGGTCAGAAATGGAAAATACGGGTAAGATTAGTATTTTAAATGTTGAAGGAGGGAATTATACAATTGAAGTTAGATCGCAAGAAAAAGGCAAATTAATTAGTGCTATTTCTTCTATTACATTTAATGTAATTACACCTTGGTTCAGACAGTTATGGTTTTATATAACAGTAGTAGTTTGTTCTATTTTTCTACTTTTTATAGCGATAAGACTTTATAATAAAAATCTAAGAGCGAAAGGGAAAAGGTTAGAATACCTTGTTGAAATGAGAGCAAAAGAAATAGCTACTCAACGGACACAAATAATGGAGCAGCAACAAGATCTTTTTAATAAAAAGCAAAGAATTATTGAGAATGAAAAATCTATTGCTGAAGTAGAATTAAAGAACTCTCAATGGAGAGAAGAACAGTTACAAGAGATTATTGATCAGAAGAATGGTAGATTAACTGCTGTTACTTTAAATATTGTAGAGAAAAATAATTTCCTACATACCTTACAAGACCAAATAAAAAAGACTGTAAACAACCATCCTGAATTAGCAACATCACTTAATAAATTAAATAAGACGATAGAACAAAGTGATAAAACAGACAAAGATTGGGAAGAATTTCAATTGTATTTTGATGGTATTCACACCGATTTTAATCAAAAATTAAAAGAAAATCACCCTAATTTAACAGCACATGATCTTAGGCATTGTGCATTGATAAGATTGAATTTAGGGTTATATGAATGTGCTAATCTTTTAGGTATCTCTCAAGATAGTATCAAAACATCACGTTATCGCTTAAAGAAAAAATTGGTATTAGAAAGTAGTCAGAACCTTCAAGACTATATATTATCCTTTAAATAA
- a CDS encoding DegT/DnrJ/EryC1/StrS family aminotransferase has translation MIVPFLSLDSIHASIKQEVLSAIEEVYSANSFILGEELNTFEKQYAKATEVNYCVGVGNGLDALKIALLALDINEGDEVIITANTFFATLQAVVLVGAKPVLVDVNQKDGLINCELLEKSITAKTKAIIPVHMYGNVVDLSSILKMIEGKEIYLIEDNAQAHLATYNKQFTGSFGHLNATSFYPGKNLGALGDGGAITTNNQLLADKCKAIRNYGSSEKYYHDVLGLNSRLDNLQAAVLSVKLKYLSGWTEERKRLAALYSKELLGVGDIRLFEIEECVEPAYHLFTILTEHRDELATFLKEKNIQTIIHYPVPIHLQKSVAYLGYKKGDFPISEKIANTILSLPLFVGLSNEELKYVVAQTKLFFSVNNLLNA, from the coding sequence ATGATAGTACCTTTTTTGTCTTTAGATAGTATCCATGCCTCAATTAAACAGGAAGTATTATCTGCAATTGAAGAAGTTTATTCTGCTAATAGTTTTATTTTAGGAGAGGAGCTAAATACGTTTGAGAAGCAATACGCTAAAGCAACAGAAGTAAACTATTGTGTAGGTGTAGGAAATGGGCTAGATGCTCTGAAAATTGCATTATTAGCACTTGATATTAATGAAGGAGATGAGGTAATTATTACTGCAAATACATTTTTTGCCACGTTACAAGCTGTGGTATTAGTTGGTGCAAAACCTGTTCTTGTAGATGTAAATCAAAAAGATGGTTTAATAAATTGTGAATTATTAGAAAAGAGTATTACAGCAAAGACAAAAGCAATTATACCAGTTCATATGTATGGTAATGTTGTGGATTTATCATCAATATTAAAAATGATTGAAGGGAAAGAAATTTATCTTATTGAAGATAACGCCCAAGCTCATTTAGCAACTTATAATAAACAATTTACGGGTAGTTTTGGTCATCTTAATGCAACAAGCTTTTACCCAGGTAAGAATCTAGGAGCACTTGGTGATGGGGGTGCAATAACTACAAATAATCAATTGTTAGCAGATAAATGTAAAGCAATTAGAAATTATGGTTCTTCTGAAAAGTATTATCATGATGTACTAGGGCTAAACTCAAGGTTAGATAATTTACAAGCTGCTGTACTATCAGTAAAATTAAAATATTTATCTGGTTGGACAGAAGAACGGAAAAGGTTGGCTGCTTTATATTCTAAAGAATTATTGGGGGTAGGTGATATTAGGCTGTTTGAAATTGAAGAATGTGTAGAACCAGCCTATCACTTATTTACAATCTTAACGGAACATAGAGACGAACTAGCAACATTTTTGAAAGAAAAGAATATTCAAACTATTATTCATTATCCCGTTCCAATACATTTACAAAAGTCTGTAGCTTATTTAGGATATAAAAAAGGCGATTTCCCCATTTCAGAAAAAATCGCCAATACTATTTTGAGCTTACCTCTTTTTGTAGGTCTAAGTAATGAAGAACTAAAATATGTGGTAGCACAAACTAAATTATTTTTTAGTGTGAATAACCTGCTTAACGCATAA
- a CDS encoding arsenate reductase family protein — protein MSLSITKRPVILYDSSCPKQSKFAKDVNLKIADLREIEVNACPISERLLVGILEKMRVKPSSVLINEKSPWYRCFSDDFNEMNDVVLVRTLVDFPSLLKTPIVILDEQVFVDPKEEYLPVEELAY, from the coding sequence ATGTCACTATCAATAACTAAAAGGCCTGTTATCCTTTATGACAGTTCTTGTCCGAAACAAAGTAAATTTGCAAAAGATGTAAATTTAAAAATTGCAGATCTCAGAGAAATAGAAGTAAATGCTTGTCCAATATCGGAACGATTACTTGTCGGCATTCTAGAAAAAATGAGAGTAAAACCATCGTCTGTATTGATTAATGAGAAATCACCTTGGTATAGATGCTTTTCTGATGATTTTAATGAAATGAATGATGTTGTTCTAGTAAGAACATTAGTAGATTTTCCATCATTATTAAAAACACCAATTGTAATACTTGATGAACAGGTATTTGTGGATCCGAAAGAAGAGTATCTACCTGTTGAAGAATTAGCCTACTAA
- a CDS encoding AMP-binding protein, which translates to MYLHIAGKEFKINDLRNGNFQMYGEEYIDNVLIFCFEWLNGKEEFTMQSSGSTGMPKAILVKRSQMEASAKATAKILAIQENDKALICINTEYIGGRMMLVRALEFKLNTWIIPPTSHPFSKVPRDIEFDFIAMVPLQVQSSIDNELEQIQKVKKIIIGGAPISNLLSNSIQQNLHHTAIYMTYGMTETVSHIALKKISYTTDGLYHTLDGVSINVDERNCLNIIAPMSDYKKVQTNDVVKLHSSTSFEWLGRADNIINSGGVKIQAEKVETHILKILSDMGYSSVSLFIGGIPHSLLGEQAILFIEGISLTIDDQKTLLQNLSKKVGKFEVPKQIHSIGSFIKTDTMKVRRKETINKFLETQ; encoded by the coding sequence ATGTATTTACATATCGCTGGAAAGGAATTCAAAATCAATGATCTACGCAATGGAAACTTTCAAATGTATGGAGAGGAATATATTGATAATGTTCTAATTTTCTGTTTTGAATGGTTAAATGGTAAAGAAGAATTTACCATGCAGTCATCGGGTTCTACCGGAATGCCTAAAGCTATACTTGTAAAAAGAAGTCAGATGGAAGCTAGTGCAAAAGCAACTGCCAAAATATTAGCAATACAAGAAAATGATAAGGCATTAATCTGTATAAATACAGAATACATTGGAGGTAGAATGATGCTCGTAAGAGCTTTAGAATTTAAACTAAATACATGGATTATACCACCTACTTCTCACCCATTTAGTAAAGTTCCTAGAGATATCGAATTTGATTTTATTGCAATGGTTCCTTTACAAGTCCAATCATCAATTGACAATGAATTGGAGCAAATACAAAAAGTAAAGAAAATTATTATTGGAGGTGCACCTATTAGTAACCTTTTAAGTAATTCAATTCAGCAAAACCTACATCATACCGCTATCTATATGACTTATGGCATGACTGAGACGGTCTCTCATATTGCACTTAAAAAAATTAGCTATACAACTGATGGTTTATATCATACACTAGATGGGGTCTCAATAAATGTAGATGAACGCAATTGTCTGAATATTATAGCCCCAATGTCTGACTATAAAAAAGTACAAACTAATGATGTGGTAAAATTACACAGTTCAACATCGTTTGAATGGTTAGGAAGAGCAGATAATATAATTAATTCTGGAGGTGTTAAAATACAAGCAGAAAAAGTTGAAACTCATATCTTAAAAATACTATCCGATATGGGGTACTCTTCTGTAAGTTTATTTATAGGAGGCATTCCACATTCCTTATTAGGGGAACAAGCAATTTTATTTATTGAAGGAATTAGTTTAACTATTGATGATCAAAAAACACTTCTCCAAAATCTTTCTAAAAAAGTAGGTAAATTTGAAGTACCAAAACAGATTCATTCTATTGGTAGTTTTATAAAAACAGACACAATGAAAGTTAGAAGGAAAGAAACTATCAATAAATTCTTAGAAACTCAATAA